Proteins co-encoded in one Malus domestica chromosome 09, GDT2T_hap1 genomic window:
- the LOC139188101 gene encoding uncharacterized protein: protein MGMAKSSSAGRLCKIVFFCFAALLAIFLFTALAWTLLRDAKLSPEFPEFRVDLVAVSPCPLTATSSSDYLTATWDLTLVAINPNRKLDLYYENLQADIFYGDVDDKESDSNLKLGTAPLPPIYVSKMNQITLDFSVVMARSYIGTDAANDIIISSSSSSTSPSCYGSGSLWLKLLGSFRYNTTLFGLDTSELTRFSCDLFPPNGTAGQSRACQDFDRSHRCYC from the coding sequence ATGGGAATGGCAAAGTCTTCCTCCGCCGGACGGCTTTGTAAAATTGTTTTCTTCTGCTTCGCCGCGCTATTGGCAATCTTTCTCTTCACAGCCTTGGCGTGGACTTTATTGCGTGACGCGAAGCTCAGCCCTGAATTCCCTGAGTTCCGGGTCGACTTGGTAGCCGTGTCGCCGTGCCCACTCACCGCCACATCCAGCAGCGACTACTTAACCGCCACGTGGGACTTGACGCTGGTTGCTATAAATCCCAACCGGAAGCTGGACTTGTATTACGAGAACCTTCAAGCCGATATCTTCTACGGCGACGTCGACGACAAGGAAAGCGACAGCAATCTCAAGCTGGGAACGGCGCCGTTGCCTCCCATCTATGTAAGTAAGATGAACCAGATCACTCTTGATTTCTCGGTGGTAATGGCGAGGTCGTACATCGGAACAGACGCGGCCAACGATATAAtcatctcctcctcctcttcctccaccTCCCCAAGTTGTTATGGGTCGGGGAGCCTGTGGCTGAAGCTGTTGGGTTCTTTTAGGTATAATACTACGTTGTTTGGTCTGGATACTTCCGAACTGACGCGCTTCTCTTGCGACCTTTTCCCACCGAATGGGACGGCGGGGCAGTCAAGGGCATGCCAAGATTTTGATCGAAGTCATAGGTGTTATTGCTGA